One genomic region from Mauremys reevesii isolate NIE-2019 linkage group 7, ASM1616193v1, whole genome shotgun sequence encodes:
- the PSTK gene encoding L-seryl-tRNA(Sec) kinase → MWQSFTYTGGTPCLCSSPSTQLSLRVGIHVRAARQALTTARARGAVSAVRGCPQARASESSPPDTMETAGFRRLGVCVLCGLPAAGKSTLALALRHSLGRRGGPGWDCALLTYDDLIPQEAFSQPETEAGLVAQQPLLSRWKLYRHELLVYLEHFLQALINGDHLCAPTNRTEATWKSFVSCFKEQGLISSEIHDAKSCHYLINTTTSRPLYFVLDDNFYYQSMRYEVYQLARKYSLGFCQLFLDCPLESCLQRNCLRSQPLPDETICLMARKIEVPNPEKNAWEQNSLILKSVKCTSEDNLQVINLLVTALENPVKQIEENTEQKETDRAICAASILHQADQAFRRIVSQTMKDVRDKNIFPNEMKILAEELNKLKAEFLEDLRQGNHQKNLFCLPSSEFVTNVITSFQQATDNVVKKVFFLNEHTVFSVQGMPKT, encoded by the exons atgtgGCAAAG TTTCACCTACACAGGTGGCACTCCATGTCTGTGCAGCTCTCCATCAACACAGCTAAGCTTGCGGGTCGGGATCCATGTCAG GGCGGCGCGCCAGGCGCTGACGACGGCACGCGCAAGGGGCGCCGTGTCCGCTGTACGCGGGTGCCCGCAGGCGCGCGCCTCCGAGTCTTCGCCTCCCGACACGATGGAAACTGCCGGGTTCCGGCGGCTGGGCGTGTGCGTCTTGTGCGGGCTGCCGGCGGCGGGTAAATCCACGCTGGCGCTCGCGCTGCGCCACAGCCTAGGGCGGCGCGGGGGCCCTGGCTGGGACTGTGCCCTCCTGACCTACGATGACCTCATTCCGCAGGAGGCCTTCAGCCAACCAGAGACAGAAGCGGGGCTCGTAGCACAACAGCCATTG cTGTCTCGCTGGAAATTGTACCGACATGAACTGTTAGTGTACCTTGAACACTTCTTACAGGCTCTTATTAATGGAGATCATTTGTGTGCTCCAACAAACAGAACTGAAGCAACATGGAAAAGTTTTGTTTCCTGTTTCAAAGAACAAGGATTAATCTCTTCAGAAATACATGATGCCAAATCTTGTCATTACTTAATAAATACAACCACTTCCAGACCATTGTATTTTGTTTTGGATGACAACTTTTATTATCAAAGCATGAGATATGAAGTATACCAGCTAGCTcgcaaat ATTCATTGGGCTTCTGCCAGTTATTTTTAGACTGTCCACTTGAGTCCTGCTTACAGAGGAATTGTCTGAGAAGTCAGCCGTTACCTGATGAGACCATATGTCTAATGGCAAGAAAAATAGAAGTACCAAATCCTGAGAAAAACGCTTGGGAACAAAATAGCCTAATTCTGAAAAGTGTCAAATGCACTTCAGAAGATAA TTTGCAGGTGATTAATTTGTTGGTTACtgctttggaaaatccagtgAAACAAATTGAGGAAAATACCGAACAAAAG GAAACAGACAGAGCCATTTGTGCAGCTAGTATTCTCCACCAAGCTGATCAGGCTTTCAGACGAATTGTCTCTCAAACAATGAAGGATGTGAGAG ataaaaatatatttccaaaTGAGATGAAGATTCTGGCAGAAGAACTTAATAAGCTTAAAGCAGAGTTCTTGGAAGATTTACGACAAGGGAATCatcaaaaaaatctgttttgtctGCCAAGCAGTGAATTTGTTACAAATGTCATTACTTCATTCCAACAAGCAACAGACAATGTAGTGAAGAaggtttttttcttaaatgagCACACTGTGTTTTCAGTGCAAGGAATGCCAAAAACATGA